CGACCACGACACCGGCGACACGAGCAGCCCGCCCACGGCGACCGCGAGCAGTGCCGCCACGTGGTCGTCCTTGGCGCGCGCGACGGCGACCCAGACCAGGACCACCACACCGAGGCTGAGCAGCCCCCACACGACGGTCTCCGCCGTCCCGGTCAGCCCGAGCCGGTGCACCAGGCCGCGGAACGACTGGTTGCCGACGTACGCGAGGCCACCCACCCGGCCGGGGTCGAGCAGCGCCTCGAACCAGTACTGCTTGGTGTCCGTCGGCGCGGCCACGAGACCGGCCAGCCCGAACCCGACGAACGACGCGAACGCCGTCACCACGGGCTTCCACTGGCGGCGGGGCAGGAAGAACAACACGAAGAACGCGGGCGTGAGCTTGATCGCGGCGGCCAGGCCGATCAGCAGACCACGCGGCCACTTCGTCTTCGGCAGCAGGCAGTCGAGCGCGACCAGGCCCATCAGCAGCAGGTTGATCTGGCCGAAGTCGAGCGTCTCCCGCACCGGTTCGAGCACCAGCGACCCGGCGGCCACGCCGAGGCCGACGAGCACGGCGCGTTCACCGAGGCCGTGCACGTGGCGCGCGGTCGCGAGGCAGACGACGGTGAGCAGCACGAGGCCGAGACCGGTCCACACCAGCACCGCCGCCGACCACGGCACGACCGCGAGCAGCGAGAACAGGGCCGCGGCGATCGGCGGGTAGGTGAAGGGCAGCGCGGGCCCGTCCAGCGGCTTCGGGAAGCCATCGGCGTACAGGCGCACGCCTTCCAGCCACGCCTCGCCGCCG
This is a stretch of genomic DNA from Saccharothrix ecbatanensis. It encodes these proteins:
- a CDS encoding glycosyltransferase 87 family protein; the encoded protein is MPVRTDKRVVGVWVAVMAVALAVVLIRSGTGLIDLRVYRVGGEAWLEGVRLYADGFPKPLDGPALPFTYPPIAAALFSLLAVVPWSAAVLVWTGLGLVLLTVVCLATARHVHGLGERAVLVGLGVAAGSLVLEPVRETLDFGQINLLLMGLVALDCLLPKTKWPRGLLIGLAAAIKLTPAFFVLFFLPRRQWKPVVTAFASFVGFGLAGLVAAPTDTKQYWFEALLDPGRVGGLAYVGNQSFRGLVHRLGLTGTAETVVWGLLSLGVVVLVWVAVARAKDDHVAALLAVAVGGLLVSPVSWSHHWVWIAPGLIYLAYRSKLWTGLLALLFLVAPMWYLPHEKDLELQWTWWQHLVGNAYVWVGLAVLVVLVRPRR